The Athalia rosae chromosome 7, iyAthRosa1.1, whole genome shotgun sequence genome window below encodes:
- the LOC105684150 gene encoding zinc finger protein ZFP2-like yields the protein MAVAEEFSELCRLCAAKTSLLLGLPIFDSDGEMRHIDQKISACLLLQVSLTDKLPKVVCEECYYKLDQLYNFRQKCLRTEGMFLAMLKEVEVSQVQFKEECESVDQMQAMRVMDDMDLAGGEQVVSQEEICQGGDIQVARIKLDGNTVRLVDQHMRNIQDEVSSQQITMHLEGNMTVVSDLTVGGDLDQLDIKYVTSIEPNSQNCEEACQIDQEAENGAVDKFDSEEESEVDNSGDSEGDTRIEDACHDDIMASTSEEQRCSNGSGNETTVEYTKMAKDSLLETILTNPSIDETGNSWYVCRLCNEAATEPSNLAEHFEVHFCSCACGIYFTSVEALNIHKQHCQPSKIKEVTAITNSASDVNGCGEIIIDALEEEKKSGGTARQKWTPKICSECGKQYRTNYKLQEHMRKHTGEKPFQCLLCEKAFRSKIGLAQHTATHTGQFDYTCSTCGKGFQCKSYLIVHQRVHSDLKPYPCSTCGQNFKTKQSLLDHRNRHLGVKPYMCEVCGKGFITKGLCKSHQKIHSGKDNRQYPCMVCNKLFVSKSYLNTHLRIHTGEKPYKCEVCGKGFLTRVDLRIHSTMHTGEKSFVCEMCGKAFARRAALRCHRRSHTGERPYRCDVCGKTFTQFSPMAIHKRLHTGERPYECDVCRKAFVSRSTMTSHRKKHHLSNATDPKEASGQTHETMPPEIVIRGSNDGVQITAD from the exons ATGGCTGTTGCCGAGGAATTTAGCGAGCTTTGCCGACTATGTGCTGCTAAGACTAGTCTACTACTTGGCTTACCTATTTTTGATAGCGACGGTGAGATGCGACACATCGATCAGAAGATTTCAGCTTGTCTTCTGCTACAG GTTTCGCTCACCGACAAACTTCCAAAAGTAGTATGTGAAGAGTGCTACTATAAGTTGGACCAGCTCTACAATTTCAGACAAAAGTGTTTGCGCACCGAAGGAATGTTCTTAGCAATGCTCAAAGAGGTTGAAGTCTCGCAAGTCCAGTTTAAAGAGGAGTGTGAAAGTGTCGATCAGATGCAAGCCATGCGTGTCATGGATGACATGGATTTAGCTGGAGGAGAACAGGTTGTCTCTCAGGAGGAGATTTGTCAAGGTGGAGACATCCAAGTTGCTCGTATCAAACTTGACGGTAATACCGTACGCTTGGTAGACCAGCACATGCGGAACATTCAGGACGAG GTATCTAGTCAGCAAATCACGATGCATCTTGAAGGTAATATGACAGTGGTGAGTGATCTTACAGTTGGAGGAGACCTTGATCAGCTAGACATAAAGTATGTGACGTCCATAGAACCCAACAGCCAGAACTGTGAAGAGGCATGTCAAATTGATCAA gAAGCAGAAAATGGCGCAGTTGACAAATTTGATAGTGAAGAAGAGAGCGAAGTTGACAATTCTGGCGATAGCGAAGGAGATACACGAATAGAAGATGCCTGCCACGACGATATAATGGCATCGACGAGTGAAGAACAGCGATGTTCTAACGGAAGTGGCAACGAGACAACGGTGGAATACACGAAAATGGCAAAAGATTCTCTTTTAGAGACGATTTTGACAAATCCAAGCATTGATGAGACTGGAAATAGCTGGTACGTCTGTCGGCTTTGCAACGAGGCAGCGACGGAACCTTCGAATTTAGCTGAACATTTCGAGGTGCATTTCTGCAGCTGTGCCTGCGGCATTTATTTCACCAGTGTAGAGGCACTCAATATTCACAAGCAACATTGCCAGCCCAGTAAAATTAAGGAGGTAACAGCTATCACAAATTCTGCAAGTGATGTCAATGGCTGTGGAGAAATTATAATAGATGCTttagaggaggagaaaaaatctgGAGGTACTGCACGGCAAAAATGGACACCAAAAATATGCAGCGAATGCGGGAAACAGTACAGAACTAACTACAAGCTTCAAGAACACATGAGAAAACACACTGGGGAAAAACCATTTCAGTGTCTGCTCTGTGAAAAAGCATTCCGTAGCAAAATTGGACTTGCTCAACACACTGCAACGCACACTGGACAGTTCGACTATACTTGTTCTACCTGTGGGAAAGGATTTCAGTGCAAAAGTTATTTAATCGTTCACCAGAGAGTTCATTCAGATCTAAAACCATACCCATGTAGCACTTGTGGTCAAAATTTTAAAACAAAGCAGTCTCTGTTAGACCATAGAAATCGTCATCTCGGTGTTAAACCTTACATGTGTGAGGTATGCGGTAAAGGATTTATAACGAAAGGCCTTTGTAAGAGCCACCAGAAGATCCATTCGGGTAAAGACAATCGGCAGTATCCATGCATGGTGTGCAACAAGTTATTTGTAAGTAAAAGCTACCTTAATACTCATCTTAGAATTCACACTGGGGAAAAACCTTACAAATGCGAGGTGTGCGGAAAAGGTTTTCTAACAAGGGTTGATTTGAGAATTCACTCTACGATGCACACTGGTGAAAAAAGCTTTGTTTGCGAAATGTGTGGCAAAGCTTTTGCTCGACGCGCAGCTCTCCGATGCCACCGGAGATCACACACCGGTGAAAGGCCTTATAGATGTGACGTTTGTGGTAAAACTTTCACTCAGTTCAGCCCTATGGCAATACACAAAAGATTGCATACCGGTGAGAGACCCTACGAGTGTGATGTCTGCAGGAAAGCCTTTGTGTCAAGATCAACCATGACATCTCATCGCAAAAAACATCACTTGTCTAATGCAACTGACCCTAAGGAAGCTTCTGGACAAACGCATGAAACAATGCCTCCTGAGATCGTTATCAGGGGTTCAAATGATGGGGTACAAATAACTGCAGATTGA
- the LOC105684143 gene encoding pyrroline-5-carboxylate reductase 1, mitochondrial, whose translation MLKIGFCGGGMMAQALAKAFMRAGLTRGELMVASCLPNDSGSIKAFEEMGSRTVFNNEEITEHNGDIVILAVKPQAASSVLSDLRKASSPIKLMLSIAMGISISTIEKALPSETPVIRAMPNTPSVVGFGATVFARGKNADQKDADIASRLFKSVGICEEVGENMIDPVTALASSGPAYVFVMIEALADGAVKMGMPRNLAYKLATQTILGAGAMAKETQRHPGQLKDEVASPAGSTIAALHYLERYGFRSALIGAVEAATLRCREVGREK comes from the exons atgttgaagatCGGTTTTTGTGGCGGTGGAATGATGGCTCAGGCTCTCGCAAAGGCGTTCATGCGAGccg GATTAACGAGAGGCGAACTTATGGTGGCAAGTTGCCTCCCAAATGATTCCGGCAGCATCAAAGCCTTCGAG GAAATGGGATCTCGAACTGTTTTTAATAATGAGGAGATAACGGAGCATAATGGGGACATAGTAATCCTTGCAGTTAAGCCTCAAGCTGCTTCATCGGTTCTTTCGGATCTCAGAAAGGCCTCCTCGCCGATAAAATTAATGCTGTCGATCGCGATGGGGATCTCAATTTCTACTATAGAAAAG GCGTTGCCTTCGGAAACTCCAGTGATCAGAGCGATGCCGAATACCCCATCCGTCGTAGGATTTGGAGCTACAGTATTCGCACGTGGTAAAAATGCCGATCAGAAGGACGCCGACATCGCAAGTCGACTTTTTAAAAGCGTTGGAATATGCGAGGAAGTCGGTGAGAACATGATCGATCCAGTCACCGCACTCGCCAGCTCTGGACCCGCTTAC GTATTCGTCATGATCGAAGCCCTGGCCGATGGCGCGGTTAAAATGGGAATGCCAAGGAATTTGGCGTATAAATTGGCGACGCAAACCATTCTAGGGGCGGGGGCAATGGCCAAGGAAACTCAACGGCATCCTGGGCAACTTAAAGATGAAGTTGCATCACCCGCAG GATCAACAATTGCGGCGCTTCATTACCTAGAAAGATACGGATTCAGATCCGCCCTTATCGGAGCTGTGGAAGCTGCGACTTTACGATGCCGCGAAgttggaagagagaaataa
- the LOC105684144 gene encoding stress-associated endoplasmic reticulum protein 2, translating into MAPKQRMRIANEKATKNITLRGNVPKSSKAAEDASPVGPWLLALFIFVVCGSAIFQIIQSIRLA; encoded by the exons ATGGCACCGAAACAGAGAATGCGCATCGCTAACGAGAAGGCAACCAAAAATATCACTCTCAGAGGGAACGTACCCAAGTCTTCG aAAGCTGCAGAGGATGCCTCACCGGTGGGTCCCTGGCTCTTGGCACTGTTTATCTTCGTAGTTTGTGGCTCAG CAATCTTCCAAATAATCCAGAGTATAAGACTAGCGTAG